A genomic region of Thunnus albacares chromosome 4, fThuAlb1.1, whole genome shotgun sequence contains the following coding sequences:
- the kbtbd12 gene encoding kelch repeat and BTB domain-containing protein 12, which yields MDFRTKHGVVLLDQLKKMRESEHLTDVVLVAEGISFPCHRVVLSAFSPYFRVMFTCGLRECNNREIFLRDTPADSLALLLNYMYCSDLPLTNANVQGISIAAFLLQMDDVFTRCQQHMTENMDASNCLGVYYFARDLGAEELSDHAQRFLRQHFVQVCNNEEVLELEAHQLGKLLSSDDLNVSREETILDVVLRWVKHSTLMDGEVRILHLPELLRKVRLPLISHDYLKEAMKRNTALLSDAECLEMLNEALQATAMHPSATPRKLKLRYGMETTEMLLCVGNDSGGIRSRYGNFGERSFCFAPSTGRIYYITSPRYGEALGYVCAGVVTEENNIIVAGEASARRMARQKDINVELYRYKIEAQGSWERLTSAEYRDSYGLGSLGETLYLIGGLMKLKNQLLITNCVERWSLQGGPWRSAAPLPMPLAYHSVVRMKDRLYVIGGRTPQSYRLDDEPDRLSNRLLEYDPNTNKWTELGPMKYSKYRCSAIVLNGEIFVIGGIGCEGVDRGQSRRCLDAVEIYNPDGDYWRDGPPLPCAQLSLRTNASNAGVVGGKIYVCGYYKGADRHDDITKDILELDPWENRWTVVARRALMHDNYDVCLVANLNPRGLMSPPADLVKL from the exons ATGGATTTTAGAACCAAACATGGAGTCGTGCTGCTCGACCAGCTGAAGAAGATGAGGGAGTCTGAGCATCTGACAGATGTGGTGCTGGTTGCTGAGGGCATCAGCTTCCCCTGTCACCGGGTTGTTCTATCTGCCTTCAGCCCGTACTTTCGTGTTATGTTCACATGCGGCCTGCGTGAGTGCAACAACAGAGAAATATTCCTGCGTGACACCCCTGCAGACAGCTTGGCTCTCCTCCTGAACTACATGTATTGCTCAGATCTTCCTCTCACTAACGCCAATGTACAAGGCATCTCTATCGCAGCTTTTCTCCTGCAGATGGATGACGTCTTCACTCGCTGCCAGCAGCACATGACCGAGAACATGGATGCTTCCAACTGCCTTGGTGTGTATTACTTTGCCCGTGACCTTGGTGCAGAGGAATTGTCTGACCACGCTCAGCGCTTCCTGAGGCAGCACTTTGTTCAAGTTTGCAATAATGAGGAGGTGCTGGAGCTGGAGGCCCATCAGCTGGGAAAGCTCCTCTCTTCTGATGACCTCAATGTTTCACGAGAAGAGACCATCTTGGATGTGGTCCTTCGCTGGGTCAAACACAGCACTCTGATGGATGGGGAGGTACGTATTCTGCATCTCCCGGAGCTCCTGAGGAAGGTCCGCCTGCCCCTGATAAGCCATGACTATTTAAAAGAGGCGATGAAGAGGAATACGGCTCTGCTGTCTGACGCTGAATGTCTGGAGATGTTGAATGAAGCCTTGCAGGCCACAGCGATGCATCCCTCAGCTACACCACGCAAACTAAAGTTGCGGTATGGGATGGAGACCACAGAAATGCTGCTCTGTGTGGGTAACGACAGTGGTGGGATTAGGTCAAGATATGGCAACTTTGGCGAGCGCAGCTTTTGCTTTGCCCCATCCACAGGCCGAATTTACTACATCACTTCACCTCGCTATGGAGAGGCTCTGGGGTATGTGTGTGCCGGGGTTGTAACtgaagaaaataacattatagTGGCAGGAGAGGCGAGTGCTCGCAGGATGGCCCGGCAGAAAGACATTAATGTTGAGCTCTACAG GTACAAAATAGAGGCTCAAGGGAGCTGGGAGCGCCTAACGTCAGCAGAGTACCGTGACTCTTATGGTCTAGGATCACTAGGCGAGACTCTGTACCTGATTGGTGGGCTGATGAAGCTGAAGAACCAGCTTCTCATCACTAACTGTGTGGAACGGTGGTCTCTGCAGGGAGGACCGTGGCGCAGCGCAGCACCCCTGCCAATGCCTTTGGCCTATCACAGCGTGGTCAGGATGAAAGATCGCCTTTATGTGATTGGTGGTCGAACCCCACAG TCATACCGGTTGGATGATGAGCCGGACCGTCTTAGTAACCGTCTTCTGGAGTATGATCCAAACACAAATAAGTGGACAGAACTAGGTCCCATGAAGTACTCAAAGTACCGCTGCAGTGCTATTGTGCTCAATGGTGAAATTTTTGTGATAG GCGGCATTGGCTGTGAGGGTGTGGACCGTGGGCAATCACGCCGCTGTCTGGATGCTGTGGAGATCTACAATCCAGATGGAGATTACTGGAGGGACGGACCTCCTCTTCCCTGTGCCCAGCTTTCACTTCGCACCAATGCCTCTAATGCAGGAGTGGTGGGAGGAAAGATTTATGTGTGTGGATACTACAAAGGAGCAG ATCGTCATGATGATAtaacaaaagacattttggAGCTGGACCCATGGGAGAACAGGTGGACGGTGGTGGCACGGCGCGCTCTGATGCATGACAACTATGATGTGTGCTTAGTGGCAAATCTCAACCCAAGAGGACTAATGTCCCCACCTGCAGACTTAGTGAAACTGTGA